One stretch of Priestia megaterium DNA includes these proteins:
- a CDS encoding general stress protein — translation MSKSIIGVYESPEETLTRIEKLRMIGYEDNEITVLTNQETAAGNLAYRTNVNVDKLSAVDQDEVTHEDMTGGAQPDSFLDKLKKFFVVQNYSNEEDRAANLGIPTEELTSHKKDLDDGKFVIAVTSHKLNEKGLDIE, via the coding sequence ATGAGTAAAAGTATTATAGGTGTATATGAGTCGCCAGAAGAAACATTAACTAGAATTGAGAAATTAAGAATGATAGGGTATGAGGATAATGAAATTACAGTTCTAACTAATCAAGAGACCGCAGCGGGCAATCTAGCTTATAGAACGAATGTAAACGTGGATAAGCTATCTGCTGTTGACCAAGATGAAGTCACTCATGAAGATATGACTGGAGGGGCCCAGCCGGATTCTTTCTTAGATAAATTAAAGAAATTTTTTGTGGTGCAAAATTACTCAAATGAAGAAGACCGTGCAGCAAATTTAGGTATTCCCACAGAGGAGCTAACCTCTCATAAAAAAGATTTAGATGATGGAAAGTTTGTAATTGCTGTGACTTCTCATAAATTGAATGAAAAAGGGTTAGACATAGAGTGA
- a CDS encoding YrhK family protein encodes MINCTVKIIGHYKVINTINDFLIGIWFLIGSILFFYDSLKNIGVWLFILWSVQLLIRSTIKLVHDFHLRKYLKAGYRNK; translated from the coding sequence GTGATTAATTGCACCGTAAAAATTATTGGTCATTATAAAGTTATAAATACGATTAATGACTTCTTGATAGGCATCTGGTTCCTAATTGGCAGTATTTTATTCTTCTATGATTCCTTAAAAAATATAGGGGTTTGGTTATTTATTCTTTGGAGCGTGCAATTGCTCATTCGTTCAACGATTAAATTAGTGCATGATTTTCACTTACGAAAATATTTAAAGGCAGGTTATCGTAATAAATAA
- a CDS encoding YndM family protein — MKHVKALIIKFVMSAVVLGTVFTGIYNYDFSDSILIGLVLTVVAYALGDLLVYRNAADDSDYKKRNIVATISDLILSFLVIWIMGASFFGNTITVIQASVVSAIVIAVGEWFFHKYLDKHVLNTDNYKHTDATYNK; from the coding sequence ATGAAACATGTAAAGGCTCTTATTATAAAGTTTGTAATGAGCGCTGTGGTCTTAGGTACAGTATTTACAGGCATTTATAATTACGATTTTAGTGACAGCATACTAATCGGTTTAGTCCTCACAGTTGTCGCTTATGCCCTTGGCGATTTGTTAGTATACCGCAATGCTGCTGATGACTCAGACTACAAAAAAAGAAACATTGTTGCTACAATTTCTGATCTTATTTTATCTTTTTTAGTCATCTGGATAATGGGGGCATCCTTTTTTGGAAATACCATAACTGTTATTCAGGCTTCTGTAGTATCAGCTATTGTTATAGCCGTCGGTGAATGGTTCTTCCATAAGTATCTAGATAAACATGTTCTTAACACTGATAACTATAAACATACCGATGCGACATATAATAAATAA
- a CDS encoding MFS transporter: MAKQNKLLIFILTLGAFGIINTEMGVIGILPYIADHFNISVSKAGWLVSLFALTVSISGPTMPLLFSGVNRKKAMLLVLGIFVLGNIISIFTSNFAIAIIARVIPAIFHPIYFSAAFTMAANSVSKEDAPKAVSKVFIGVSAGMVLGVPIASFLASTVSFQISMTFFAVINAIVFIATWAFFPSMPVKERLSYGAQLSVLKKSVTWLSIIAVLLLNSAVFGVYSYLAEYLKTVTNISGKLISFMLILFGVANIIGNIIAGRLLTKNAIRTVVVFPFALGVVYIILFFTGQFTWPMAIMTLVWGIFAGIGTNINQYWISSAAPEAPDFANGLFLSSVNLGTTIGTAVGGLFISEMGTQYVVLVGILSLVLSVVFILPRSYMHRPVSQLLK; the protein is encoded by the coding sequence ATGGCTAAACAAAATAAGTTACTTATATTTATCTTAACCCTAGGAGCTTTCGGTATTATAAATACCGAAATGGGGGTTATAGGGATACTGCCCTACATTGCTGATCACTTCAATATCAGTGTATCGAAGGCCGGGTGGCTAGTGAGTCTCTTTGCGCTTACTGTATCAATATCCGGTCCAACTATGCCGTTATTATTTTCAGGAGTCAATCGTAAGAAGGCGATGTTGCTTGTACTTGGTATTTTCGTTTTAGGTAACATTATCTCTATATTTACCTCTAACTTTGCTATTGCCATAATTGCGCGTGTGATTCCAGCCATCTTTCATCCAATTTATTTTTCAGCAGCTTTTACAATGGCTGCGAACTCAGTTAGCAAGGAAGACGCTCCAAAAGCTGTCTCAAAAGTCTTTATTGGCGTATCTGCAGGTATGGTACTTGGTGTACCGATCGCAAGTTTTCTTGCAAGCACAGTTTCGTTTCAAATATCAATGACGTTTTTTGCTGTCATTAACGCTATAGTATTTATTGCTACGTGGGCATTCTTCCCTTCAATGCCTGTTAAAGAAAGACTTTCATACGGAGCACAGCTAAGCGTATTAAAAAAATCTGTTACTTGGCTTTCCATTATTGCTGTCCTTTTACTGAATTCAGCAGTATTTGGGGTATACAGTTATCTTGCTGAGTATCTTAAAACCGTTACAAATATCTCTGGAAAATTAATTAGCTTCATGTTGATTCTATTCGGTGTGGCAAATATTATTGGAAACATTATCGCAGGGAGGTTGCTTACAAAAAACGCCATCAGAACTGTAGTAGTATTCCCTTTCGCATTGGGAGTCGTTTACATCATTTTATTCTTCACCGGACAGTTTACTTGGCCTATGGCTATCATGACTTTAGTTTGGGGAATATTCGCTGGTATAGGAACGAATATTAATCAATATTGGATTTCATCAGCAGCTCCAGAAGCTCCTGATTTCGCGAACGGATTGTTTTTATCATCCGTTAACTTAGGAACAACGATTGGTACAGCTGTAGGTGGACTGTTTATATCAGAAATGGGTACACAATACGTTGTACTAGTGGGGATCTTGTCATTAGTATTGAGCGTAGTATTTATTTTACCAAGAAGCTACATGCATCGTCCTGTAAGTCAACTTTTAAAATAA